In Euphorbia lathyris chromosome 10, ddEupLath1.1, whole genome shotgun sequence, the DNA window GCTACCTCTTTTGAATCTTTATTTCTATGGAATAGAGAAAATGATTCAAGGTATTAGTTGCCACATGAAATGCATATTTATCTTAATTGAGATTTTGGGAGCCGTATGGTTTTTTTCGTTGATATTTTGGGAGCTGTACGGTTTTCATTTATCCACATGATCAACTGTTTGCTTCTTTTATGACCTTTTTTTAAAAATCTGCTGCTTGATTAGGATGGAGATGAACCTTAACATTTGTTTCTACTTATTCAGTTCCCATTGTTAAATTTTCAGTCTCAATAAATTTAGACTCATATCAAGCAATAAAATAGTGTTAACTTAGTATTTTCTGCTTACAAAGAGTTATTGTGTCCGATGATgaatatggcatgcaaaatctTCTTTGATTTCTAATCGTGGCATCTCTTGGCAGTGAATCTTGTTACTCTAAAACTCCATTAATTGAACCAATTAGGAAAAtcataatcaattattttttttcagttACTTGTTGTGTCCAAAAACCGTATAATTATATGCAAAAAGTATTCTTTGAGTACAATGTCTTCAAAGGTGTTGAAGAAGTTGAGGGACTAAAACAACTGTGATTTAAAATACTTATTTAGTTATACGGAGGAGGAAGAGAAATTCTACTCTAATTCAGAACTAATTGATTTCGGACTATACTTAGAACATAAAACATCAACAAGTGTAGATATATCACTGTTTGAATGGTCCAAATTCAGTTTGGTTTTGGTTTCTTATATCTCGTAGGTGCGCAGCTTATGTGGGAGCCCTAAGAAATCTCGAAGGTGCACAGTTGGACGTGTGGCTGGCTGCTGTTAAACTTGAAGATGGATCTACCATAGAAGTAGACATGAAGCagacatggcaagttctagagcTTCATAAATCAAGTAATCATATAATGTTAGCAATAAATATCTAATAAACAAGTTATTGGTTAAAGATGTTGAAATTGAAGTTTTACTAGTTTTGACCCTGGGATCTGGTTATGGGTCTGTGAGTATTCCTGTTCTTCTCCAATTTGCAAAATACATCTTCATGTGCTTCCATTTATGTAAATAACTAAATCTGAAAGTGGCATTGCATTGGCATGTAGGGAGTCTATTTCATCTGTTGTGACTTCAAAACTGATTAAGGAGAGTGTTAAATTGGTTTATGGTAAGGGTTCAGACATTATAAGGGAAGGGAAGTTTGCAGGTGTTGAGGCATTCTCAGGAACTGGCGCATGTCGTCTCTTGGCTAAGTTACAGAGGCGCTTCTTTCCTCAATCCCGAATATATTTGCCTCATCCTACTTGGTCCAAGTATGtttctttcatattttcttaCTCTTTTTCTATCATATGTTTATacattcatttttctttttatggcAATGCACAGCCACCACAACATACGGAGAGATGCTCAAATTCCAACTAGTAGTTTTTGCTACTATGATTCCAATTTGAAGTCTTTAAACTTCACTGCTCTTTGGGAGATGTCAAGGTATATCATTATTCAATACAACAACTTCTCAGTAATGCACTACATATGTGATGTTCTCATCTTCTTTTGTTTGGATATATATGGGTATTAATTGTAGAATGCCCCAGATGGTTCCTTTTTCCTGCTACACCCTTGTGCTCATAACCCTACGGGGTTGATCCTACTGATGAGCAGTGGAGAGAAATTTCAGATCACTTCAAGGTaataatgataaagattttgctACATTAATGTGACAACTTATGAGTATCACTTGAACCCTTACTTTTTGTAGGTAAAGAATCATTTTCCCTTCTTTGATATGGCTTATCAAGGTTTTGCAAGTGGAGACCTTGATAGGGATGCTCAGTCCATCCGTTGCGGATGCTAGTGGTTAGATAGTCGTTTAGGACTACCAATCATGATAGATAGTGGCCACACAGTTATGAATATAGTTCATACTCAATGGTTTGGGATAATTGAAAAGTAGCCAAGAACTGCTAAAGTTCCCCTGCATACTAGTAATCTCATCCCCGTTTCCTAGCAATTTAAGTAAGTACACTGAAGTCTAAGCCAATCTCGTCTTTTATTTTAATGGAAAAAGAAAATCAGTAATATATGGATCCGGAACAACTTTTTTTCACTGGTAAtgatagtttttatttatttgtttttgaattgCAAGGCGTGTTTTCGATCAATTCTTTATTTATTGTTGATGTTGATTTTCAAATTTCTTACTTGGGTTGTTTCCATAAGTCCGATTTCTACTGCACGAGATAGGCGAAGAGAGATTTCCCACGAATCGTCGAATGTTTCAGAAGCAGTTTCTATTAAAGGTTAGCGAGCAGAAcactatatattttatatatatttaagatgAAATCGTTTCACAAAATGCTATTGTTGACAGCCCTGCCGCTGGTAGTGGTGAAAGCTCAATAGCTTTTCATACGTTTCACTGCAATCTCTTTTCATTGTCTCAATTCACAAACTCACTAGGAGAAATATTGTATTGTAGAGGTAGAGGATTCCACAAGCAATACAAGATGAAGATAGATCCACTTGTTGCAGAAGCGAGAACAGCAATAGCAAGAGAGCTATTCCATTGCTTTGATAAGAAGGGAATTACCTTGCTCTAGTCAACTAGCTGGTTACAGGACAAGACCTAAAAGAAGGACAATTAACGCATTTGAGTATAGGAATTAA includes these proteins:
- the LOC136208873 gene encoding aspartate aminotransferase, mitochondrial-like isoform X1; the protein is MAKKRSKCAAYVGALRNLEGAQLDVWLAAVKLEDGSTIEVDMKQTWQSISSVVTSKLIKESVKLVYGKGSDIIREGKFAGVEAFSGTGACRLLAKLQRRFFPQSRIYLPHPTWSNHHNIRRDAQIPTSSFCYYDSNLKSLNFTALWEMSRMPQMVPFSCYTLVLITLRG
- the LOC136208873 gene encoding uncharacterized protein isoform X3, whose translation is MAKKRSKCAAYVGALRNLEGAQLDVWLAAVKLEDGSTIEVDMKQTWQVLELHKSSVEAFSGTGACRLLAKLQRRFFPQSRIYLPHPTWSNHHNIRRDAQIPTSSFCYYDSNLKSLNFTALWEMSRMPQMVPFSCYTLVLITLRG
- the LOC136208873 gene encoding aspartate aminotransferase, mitochondrial-like isoform X2, whose protein sequence is MAKKRSKCAAYVGALRNLEGAQLDVWLAAVKLEDGSTIEVDMKQTWQSISSVVTSKLIKESVKLVYGKGSDIIREGKFAGVEAFSGTGACRLLAKLQRRFFPQSRIYLPHPTWSNHHNIRRDAQIPTSSFCYYDSNLKSLNFTALWEMSRWFLFPATPLCS
- the LOC136208873 gene encoding aspartate aminotransferase, mitochondrial-like isoform X4, encoding MKQTWQSISSVVTSKLIKESVKLVYGKGSDIIREGKFAGVEAFSGTGACRLLAKLQRRFFPQSRIYLPHPTWSNHHNIRRDAQIPTSSFCYYDSNLKSLNFTALWEMSRMPQMVPFSCYTLVLITLRG